The following are encoded together in the Nocardioides thalensis genome:
- a CDS encoding protein kinase domain-containing protein — protein sequence MDLGPLGHARVTSLLGQGGQGYVFEVRRETGEPLALKWYKPESATTEQYQEMQQLVEIGSPHQRFLWPLSMARVPTQPSFGYVMHLRDPRFLELSFLLLNADRDGNPLDVSFASIIQLCRQLSYSFLRLHARGLCYRDISFGNVFFDPANGDVLICDNDNVGIDNGTGRVLGTPYFMAPEVVRDTTYRTLPNTDTDRHSLAVLLFYSLFLGHPLEGARTDSGMRDAHWLMTHFGTDPLFCMHPERTDNRPAEIVQKYWGIYPQFLRDLFVQAFVDGLDRPGARVTEGQWIKAMDRLRDGLMTCPSCGTTNFWTPEERGLTCWHDQTPLQPSYLMQVGRRTLVVGPQAEIRTDHLTSGVDRPTVLAKVRQHPTEPGRWGLHNASDFSWPVSYPGQELVLEPGRTIELVADARIQIKNATVHVRRP from the coding sequence GTGGATCTCGGGCCCCTCGGCCATGCCCGCGTCACGTCGCTCCTCGGACAGGGCGGGCAGGGCTACGTGTTCGAGGTGCGCCGCGAGACGGGCGAGCCGCTCGCCCTGAAGTGGTACAAGCCCGAGAGCGCGACCACGGAGCAGTACCAGGAGATGCAGCAGCTGGTGGAGATCGGATCGCCCCACCAGCGGTTCCTGTGGCCGTTGAGCATGGCGCGCGTCCCGACGCAGCCGAGCTTCGGCTACGTCATGCACCTGCGCGACCCGCGGTTCCTCGAGCTGAGCTTCCTGCTGCTCAACGCCGACCGCGACGGCAACCCGCTCGACGTGTCGTTCGCCTCGATCATCCAGCTGTGCCGGCAGCTGAGCTACAGCTTCCTGCGGCTGCACGCGCGCGGGCTCTGCTATCGCGACATCTCTTTCGGCAATGTGTTCTTCGACCCCGCCAACGGCGACGTGCTGATCTGCGACAACGACAACGTCGGCATCGACAACGGCACCGGGCGGGTCCTCGGCACGCCGTACTTCATGGCGCCCGAGGTGGTCCGCGACACGACGTACCGCACGCTCCCCAACACCGACACCGACCGGCACTCGCTGGCCGTGCTGCTGTTCTACTCGCTGTTCCTCGGCCACCCGCTCGAGGGCGCGCGCACCGACAGCGGGATGCGCGACGCGCACTGGCTGATGACGCACTTCGGCACCGATCCGCTGTTCTGCATGCACCCGGAGCGCACCGACAACCGGCCGGCCGAGATCGTGCAGAAGTACTGGGGCATCTACCCGCAGTTCCTGCGCGACCTGTTCGTGCAGGCGTTCGTCGACGGCCTCGACCGTCCGGGCGCCCGTGTCACCGAGGGGCAGTGGATCAAGGCGATGGACCGGCTCCGCGACGGGCTGATGACCTGTCCGTCGTGCGGCACCACCAACTTCTGGACGCCGGAGGAGCGCGGGCTCACCTGCTGGCACGACCAGACGCCGCTGCAGCCGTCGTACCTCATGCAGGTCGGGCGCCGCACCCTCGTCGTCGGCCCGCAGGCCGAGATCCGCACCGACCACCTGACCTCCGGGGTCGACCGGCCCACCGTGCTCGCCAAGGTGCGCCAGCACCCGACCGAGCCCGGCCGGTGGGGCCTGCACAACGCGTCCGACTTCTCGTGGCCGGTGTCCTACCCGGGCCAGGAGCTCGTGCTCGAGCCCGGCCGGACCATCGAGCTGGTGGCCGACGCGCGGATCCAGATCAAGAACGCCACGGTTCACGTACGGCGGCCGTAG